CGCATAAAGCTGATGACGCAGCAACGTTTCCTCCACCCAGCCGTTGTTCACTTTTTTGATTGTATCTTTGGCTGGCGTGCCTATTGTGACCGCCGAATGCTCCCTTGCCGATTCTACGATCCGTTCAATATCTGTTGTACTGACAAGCGGACGAGCTGCATCATGGATAATTACCAGATCCTGCTGCATGTCAACCAACGCCCGTAACACCTGCAATCCGTTCCACACTGACGCCTGCCGTTCCTGACCGCCCGCCGCATAGTGTGTCACTTTTCGAATTTTGTAGCGGTCAATTAATGCCTGTACCCGCTCCAAATCCTCCTGTCCGATTACCAGCACGATTTGATCAATCAGCGGCGATTGTTCCAGTACACGGAGAGTATGTATCAATATAGGGACACCCGCCAGTTCCATAAACTGTTTTTTGATCTTCGAGTTCATCCTCGAACCGCTGCCGGCTGCTACCACAATCGCGAATACCCTCAAACGAAACGCCTCTCTCCAAACCTCAAACAGGTGTTATGCATGAAAGAATAATGAAAAACCCCAACAAAGTAAAGTGTCGCTTTTTCAGCAAACATTTTACTTTGTCAGGATTGCCAGAATTAAAGCGCCTTTTCCAAAAGCTTCGGTTTGGCAAATATCATTCGGCCTGCCGAAGTCTGCAGAACGCTCGTCACCATAACTTCTAACCGCGTTCCGATAAAATCTTTGCCGCCTTCCACGACAATCATTGTGCCGTCATCCAGGTACCCGACTCCCTGCCCGTATTCCTTCCCGTCCTTGATCACTTGAACGAGTATCTCTTCCCCGGGCAAAACGACCGGTTTTACTGCATTGGCCAGATCGTTGATATTTAACACGCCCACACCTTGCAACTCGCAGACTTTATTTAAGTTAAAGTCATTTGTTACAACCATCCCGTTGAGTTGCTTGGCAAGTTTCACAAGCTTGGAATCGACTTCCTGGATATCATCAAAATCAATCTCCATGATCTGAACCTTGATTTTAAGTTCTTTTTGGATACGGTTCAAAATATCCAGGCCACGGCGGCCCCGATTGCGTTTTAACACATCAGACGAATCGGCAATATGCTGCAATTCTTCCAGAATAAATGTCGGAATCACAAGCGTACCGTCCAAAAATCCGGTTTTGACAATGTCCGCAATCCGTCCATCAATAATAACGCTGGTATCTAAAAGCTTGGCATCCGTGTTTTTACCCGTGTTTTTTTGTTTATCTTTACTGCCAAACTTATTGGGGAAAAAAGAAATCAATTCCTCCCGCTTGCTGTACCCAATCCGGAAACCGAAAATACCCAAAATGATGCTGGCAAAGGCTTGTACCACCTGACCTACTAACGGAATGTTGGTGATGGCTGGTGAAAGCAAATACGCAACGATCAACCCGGCAACCGTACCAATCACACCGGCAAACAGATCTGAAAGCGGTGCTCGAAGCAGTTTTTCTTCAAACCAGCGCAGCATGGCCACACTGTAATTCACAACGGAAACGGTCGTTAAAATCGATACCGCGCCTCCCAATATCGCGCCAAATATGGGAGATGTAAAGGGCATCCGATTAAAATTAAAATATTCAAAGTGAATGAGTGCAAATAATACAGGGCCGAATGTATACCCCAGAACAATTCCGATCATCGCAAAAAATAAATGAATAATCCGTTTCATCATTCGTTAAACTCACCTCCTATTCTCAAGTATAGACAAAAATCAGAACATGAAACCTGATATGTGCAAATTCTGCAATTCATAGATAAGAGTACCATAACACCAGAGCACAGTCAAATTTTAAAGATATTAATGTTATCATACAGATAAATAAATAGTCAATAAAAAATAAAACAGTCCGAGATGGACTGTCTTATTGATTACATTTCCAATTTTGAATCAAGCTGCTCCGTGATTACCACTTCACTTCTGTTTTTGCGGCGGCGGAACCTATAGTTTTTTTTTAGTCCGTAAATCGCATAGAAAACCAGCGGTAAAAACAGCAGTTTGCTGGCCTGACCCGGAAAAAACACAAACACGACTGTTACCAGTACGGCGAGAATGGGAACCACCCAGATAGCCGCCTTCGGAATGCCGACTTTTTTGAAATTCGGGTACTTAATGCGCGAAATCATTAGGTATGATAACCCGAGCATTCCCAAAGCCAGCGTAATTTCCGGCCCCGGAACAAGGTCGTGGTAAAGCGCCATCGTGGCCAGAACTCCGCCCGCCGCTGTGATAGGCAGACCTACAAAATAATTCGGGTTGCCTGCTGACACGTTGAAACGCGCCAAACGAAGCGCCCCGCAAATCGGAAAAATGCCTGTAATCACCATGCCTGGCCAATGCAATTGATTTAGTACCGAACCATACATGATAAATGCTGGAGCCACACCAAATGTAATGACATCTGACAGGGAATCCAACTCCTTGCCAAATTCGCTCGTCGCATTTAGAGCACGCGCAATCCGGCCATCCAAGCCATCCAACAACATCCCAATAATAACAACGATTGCTGCATAATCGAATTGATCGTTAAATGCAAGAATGATCGCAATAATTCCCAAGAACAAATTTCCTAGCGTAAAAGCGCTTGGCAGCGCTTTAACAAACATACGGGTACCCCCTGTCGAGTCAAACAGAAAAAATATTCGGTCACATTTCATCTATCATAATCGGGTTATATATGTCTGTCAATAAAGACCTGTTCTTGTATACGCCGCAACCCTTCCCTGATAGACCTGGCCCGCACCTCTCCGATCCCCTCCACATCATCCAATTCTTCGATGGAAGCACCCAGCACGTTGGATATGTTTGAAAAATGACTCACCAGATTCTCGATGACAGGGTGCGGCAACCTCGGTAATTTTGTTAAGATGCGGTAACCACGGGAAGACACAGGCTCCTCCGTGATATTAATGTCCCCTTCATACCCGAAAATCCGGATAATTGCCTCGCTGTCGAGCAAATCGTCGGCTGACAATGCATGCAGTTCGGTCAGAATTTGATGAGGCGTCAAATCGGATTTCCGGCAATAGTCTTTCACTAACAGATACGCTTCCTCATCCACCTTCGACACCAATTCATCCAACTGCATGGAAATGAGCCGACCTTCTGTCCCTAGTTCAGTAATATATCGCCGAATCTCCATTTTTATTCGTAAAACCATTTCAATTCTTTGCATGACCATCGCCACTTCATGAAGAGTAACCAGCTCTTCAAATTCCAGTGCGCTTAAATTTGTCAATGCTTGGTCGAGTACAGCTTTGTATCGCTCCAACGTGTTGATGGCTTGATTCGCCTTCGCCAGTATCACGCTAATATCTTTTAACGTATACCGAAAATTGGACTGGTACAGTGTGATGACATCCCGTCGTTGCGAAATGCAAATCACCAATTGCTCCGTCTGCTTGGCAACACGTTCCGCCGTTCGATGACGGGTACCTGTTTCGAAAGAAGGTATCGACGCATCCGGTGTTAATTGAGCATTCGCAATCAGAATCCGTTTCAAATCTTCACTCAAAACAATGGCCCCGTCCATTTTCGCCAATTCGTAGAGGTTAGCAGGGGTGAGATCACAATCGATGTTAAATCCGCCATCCACTATTTTTTCCACTTCAGGCGTCTGTCCGATCACAATCAGAGCACCAGTCTTAGCCCGCAAAACGTTCTCTAACCCTTCTCTCAACTTAGTGCCGGGCGCTGTGATACGAAGCAGTTTATTTAACATCGTATCTTTTTTAATGTCGTCTCTCATCATGTCACCCCCGGAAAACGATTTCAAATGCTTGTTGTATACTATCGACACCTATCAGCTCAATACCTGCTGGAGGCGTCCAACCCCTCAAATTTCGGGAAGGAATAAAACACCGGGAAAAACCCAGTTTTTGTATTTCCTTAACACGCTGTTCAATTCGAGATACGCCACGAATCTCCCCGGCAAGCCCTACTTCCCCAATAAACACATCATTGGGGCTAACTCCTTGGTCTTTAAAACTGGACGCAATCGCAACTGCAACCCCCAGATCGACTGCCGGTTCATCCAGTCGCACTCCGCCTGCCACATTGACGTATGCATCCTGCGATCCGACAAAGAGGCCTGACCGTTTTTCAAGTACGGCCAGCATCATCGAGACACGGTTATGATCCAATCCTGTCGCCTGCCGCCGGGGATTCCCGAATGTGGTAGGGCTTACCAATGCTTGAATTTCGACAAGAATCGGTCGGGTTCCTTCCAAAGCCGCGACCACCGCCGACCCCGGTACCCCTTTTGACCGTTCGGACAGGAACAGTTCAGAAGGATTTTCCACCTCGCGCAGGCCTGCCTCTTCCATTTCGAAAATGCCAATTTCATTCGTGGAGCCAAACCGGTTTTTGACCGCCCGTAAAATACGGTACGTATGATGTCTTTCCCCTTCAAAATAAAGCACTGCATCGACCATATGTTCCAGCAATCGCGGTCCGGCAATAGCCCCTTCTTTTGTCACATGACCGACAATGAAGGTTGCAATGCCTGACGTTTTGGCAATACGCAATAAGTGACCGGTACATTCCCGCACTTGCCCGACAGAACCTGGCGTACTTCCGACTGCAGGATGATAAACGGTCTGAATCGAATCGATCACCAGGAAATCTGGTTTTACCGCTTCGATTTGCAATTCGATTTGGGTTAGATCTGTCTCCGCCAAAATAAAAAGATTTGGCGAAACCGCCCGCAGTCGTTCTGCTCGCAGACGGATCTGTTGGGCTGACTCCTCTCCGGAAACATACAATACGACATAACCTTGCAGCGCCAACTGATGGGACGTTTGCAGCAATACAGTGGATTTTCCAATTCCCGGATCACCCCCGACCAAAACAAGCGATCCGGATACGATGCCGCCGCCCAACACTCGGTCTGTTTCTACAGACCCGCTTGTCGTGCGAGGTACTTGAGAAATATCAATTTCCGCGATACTTTCCGCTTTGGTGCCGACGCCGGATAAGGTGGCAGGCAAACCGGCCCGAGCAGGCCGTTCAACTTCTTCCACCATCTGGTTCCATACATGACAACTCGGGCATTTCCCCATCCACTTTGGACTTTCATATCCGCATTCCTGACAGATGAATTTTACTTTCGTTTTGGCCATAGGACTCCGAGTGTCTCCCATCATTCGGTGTGTTCATCATAAATATATACCAACCTATCCGGTTTTTCTAGAAAGAGCTTATATGGCACAAAAAGAGAACGGCCCCGACCGGACACGTTCTCTTTTTGTACGGTTTGTTCAAGATTGGATTTATACCTCGGTCGGCAAGCTTTCCATTTTTGAGACGGTCAAATGATCGTCTTCCAGATCGATTTTCACCCGATCCCCTTTTTGAATCGTACCGGTCAATAATGCCTCAGACAATTTATCCTCAATATGGCGCTGAATGGCCCGTTTCAACGGACGTGCCCCATACGTCGGATCATATCCTTCCTTGGCCAGGAACGCTTTTGCCTCATCCGACAGTACAAAGTCGATATTATGCTGTTTCAAACGCTTGCGCAGATCTTCCGCCAAAAGATTGGCAATCTTTTTAATGTCGTCTTCCGACAGCGGATGGAATACAATCGTATCGTCAATCCGGTTGAGAAATTCTGGGCGGAACTGTTTTTTCAGTTCGTCCATGACACGATCCTTCATGTCGATATAATCTGCTTCTTTTGAAGCGGTGAATCCCAGCGCGCCGCCTTTTCGAATCGTCTGCGCTCCGACGTTGGATGTAAGAATGATGATCGTATTTCGGAAATCAACCGTTCTCCCTTTGGCGTCAGTGAGGCGGCCGTCATCCAACAACTGCAGCAAAATGTTAAATACTTCGGGATGCGCTTTTTCGATCTCATCCAAAAGAACTACTGAGTACGGTTTACGGCGAACTGCTTCCGTCAACTGGCCGCCTTCTTCATACCCCACGTATCCGGGAGGCGCACCTACCAGGCGAGACGTGGTGTGGCGTTCCATATATTCGGACATGTCAATTCGGATCATCGCATTTTCGTCTCCAAACATCGCTTCCGCCAATGCCCGTGCCAACTCGGTTTTCCCAACACCAGTGGGTCCCAGGAAGATAAACGAACCGATCGGCCGTTTCGGATCCTTCAATCCGGCACGCGCTCGTCGTACCGCACGGGATATCGCCTTAACCGCTTCATCCTGCCCAATTACACGATTATGCAGGATATTTTCCAGATTCATCAAGCGTTCGCTTTCTTCTTCTGCCAGTTTACGAACTGGAACCCCCGTCCACATAGAAACAATATCCGCAATATCATCTGCGGTCACGACAGTGTCTGATTTGACTTGATTCTGCTGCCACTCCACTTTGCGTGATTCCAATTCTTCCCGCAGTTTTTGCTCTTTGTCGCGGAGTGAAGCCGCTTTTTCGAATTCCTGGCTCTGTACGGCCGATTCCTTTTCAAAGCGGATTTCTTCCAGTTTCTCTTCCAGTTCCTTCAGATTAGGCGGCTGCGTGTGTGTGCGCAGACGAACACGGGAGGCCGCTTCGTCAATCAAATCGATTGCTTTGTCCGGCAAGAAGCGATCAGTTATATAACGGTCAGATAACCGTACAGCTGCTTCTAAAGCTTCATCCGAAATTTTTACACGGTGATGCGCTTCATAACGATCTCGCAAGCCATGCAAAATTTGAATGGCATCCTCCACATTCGGCTGTTCCACCATAATCGGTTGGAAGCGGCGTTCGAGCGCCACATCTTTTTCAATATGTTTACGGTATTCGTCCAGTGTTGTGGCACCGATGCACTGCAGTTCGCCACGCGCCAACGCAGGTTTTAAAATGTTGGATGCATCAATCGCTCCTTCTGCACCACCAGCGCCAATCAGTGTATGCAATTCATCAATAAACAGAATGATATTGCCTGCTTGACGAATTTCATCCATGATTTTTTTCAAACGATCTTCAAACTCGCCGCGATATTTGGTGCCAGCTACTACGGTACCCATATCGAGCACCATTACCCGTTTGTTGCGTAAGGTTTCCGGAATATCGTTGTCGACAATTCGCTGCGCCAATCCTTCTGCTATAGCTGTCTTACCGACACCCGGTTCTCCAATCAGCACCGGGTTGTTTTTGGTCCGGCGAGACAGCACTTGAATTACGCGTTCGATTTCCTTAGCACGGCCAATAACCGGATCCAGTTTTCCATCCCGGGCCATGTTGGTTAAATCACGCGCCAAGGAGTCCAGCGTTGGTGTATTTACCGATTGCGGTGATTCTTGACTATTGTCGCTCATATCCCCCCCAAGCAGTTGAAGGACCTGCTGGCGGGCTTTATTTAGGGAGACCCCAAGATTGGACAGCACCCTGGCCGCCACTCCCTCGCCTTCCCGAATCAGCCCCAGCAAAATATGCTCGGTGCCCACGTAATTGTGGCCCAGTTTGCGGGCTTCATCAATGGAAAGTTCGATAACTTTCTTCGCCCTCGGAGTGTATGCCATGCCACCCGTTTGCCCTTGACCACGGCCAATAATTTTTTCCACTTCTTTTTGAACTTTATCTCCCGAGAGCCCCAGACTTGCAAGAGCTTTTGCTGCAATCCCTTCTCCCTCCCGGACAAGTCCCAGTAAAATATGCTCTGTGCCAACTCCGGAATGCGCCAAGCGGGTTGCCTCTTCCTGTGCCAACGCAAGCACTTTTTGTGCACGTTCTGTAAATCTACCGAACATCATGTAATCCACCCCTTTGTCAAGTCTATGACCAATCTGATTTTTAATTTAGTCTGGCATCAAATGTTTTCGAATAATCTCAGCCCGTTTCCAATCCCTTTCTCCAGGAGCGAGTTCTTTTCCTGTCAGTTTTTGCAAAAAGGCTGGTCGAATCATCACCATCAGTTCCCGCAGTATACCACCTGAGGCGTTTTTGAGAATACCTAGGTCAATCCCCAGCTTTACATCTGAAAGACGCTGCATGGATTCTTTCGACTCGATTTTTCTGGCATATGACAATATGCCGAAGGAGCGCCAGATCCGATCCTCCAATTGTTCCCGATTTTCGCGCAGCAGTAGGCTACGTGCTGCTCTCTCATGCTGTAGTATCTGTTTGACCACCCCCTGAAGATTATCTAAAATTTCCTCTTCTGATTGCCCAAGGGTGATCTGGTTCGATACCTGGAAAATGTTACCTGTTGCATCACTGCCTTCCCCATAAAGGCCGCGCACCACCAACCCCACCTGAGAAATGGCGGATAAAATCCGATTGATTTGATTGGTCAGTACCAAGCCTGGCAGATGCATCATTACGGATGCACGCAAGCCTGTGCCGACATTTGTTGGGCAGGATGTTAGATACCCATACTTCTCATCAAATGCATAGTCAAGTTTCGATTCCAGAATGTCATCAATTTCGCTCGCCAGCTTCCAGTTGTTGTGAATCTGCAACCCTGGAAATATACATTGTATACGCAAGTGGTCTTCTTCGTTGACCATGATTGAAACGGACTCGTCTTGCAGTAAGGCAAACGCGCTTCGTCTTTCGTCTTCCGCTAAATTTGGCGAAATCAAATGCTTTTCGACAAACACCTGGCGTTCCACTTCTGACAGTTCCCGGCTGCGGAACAACTGGAATTTTCCTATTTTCTCCAACTCTGCGCTCCCGATAGCTTTGCGGACAAGTTCGATAATCGCATCCGCATCCCCTTCCGTCAGCAATACAGGGAATGGGTAGCGCGCAAGATTCCGCGCAATCCGTATTCTTGTGGAAATCACTATGTCAGACTCCGGTCCTTCTTCTTTCATCCACTTGGGACTTTTGTGTAAAAATTCACTGACTGACATGTTTACCACCCCTAACTGCCAATCTGTTTCTCAAATTCTTTGATCTTATCCCGAAGCATCGCCGCTTCTTCAAATCTTTCATGGTCAATCGCATTTTGAAGTTGCGTACGCAATCGGCTCAGTTCCCGCTGCAGCTTAATTTTCCCTCCTGCCCGGCTGGGTACCTTACCCACATGAGTGGTTGATCCGTGAATCTTTCTAGCAAGCGGTTCAATACGAGCGCGAAAATGATTGTAGCAGTCCGCACACCCGAATCGACCCACCTGGCTAAATTGAGAATATGTGAGCCCGCACGTGCTGCAGCGTACAGGAGCGGAAACGGTTGCGCCCGTTGAATCAAAGTTCAATAAGCCCGATAGTAAACTGTTTAACGAAAATCCGTTAGATTTGTTCATCCACTCCCCTTTTTCTCTGGCACAAAGCTCACAAAGGTGGATTTCACTTTTATCGCCTTGAATGATTTTTGTAAAATGAACCGTTGCCGGTCTTTGACCACATTCCTGGCAATTCATGAAGCATCCCCTCCTACCCTTTTAAAATAGCCATTAATAAAACGGAAAGAAGTTGTGCTCGGAATCGATCTCTTTCCGACGCAGCCATCTGCAGCAAATCACCATCTACGGCAGCCAGCAGCATTCGAGCTTCGCGTTGGGTAATTAATCGCTCTTCCAAAAGACGTTGAATAACATCCTCTGCTTCACGGAAAGAGATCTGTCTTCCAATTAACCGCAATACGGTTTGGTATACATTCCCACCCTTATCCAAATCCATTTTGCGAATTCGTATGTAACCGCCTCCCCCGCGTTTGGATTCTACAATATAACCTCTTTCCACGGTAAACCTCGTGCTTATCACATAATTGATCTGTGAAGGCACACAACGAAACCGATCCGCCAGGTCATTGCGCTGGATTTCGACGTATCCTGCCTGACCCGATAGAAGAATGTCCTTGATGTACTGTTCAATGATATCGGAGATATTACTCAGAATGTCCACCCCAATCATTGAAGTTTTTTGTTTGACTTTGACTATATTTGACCTTTGATTAGATTATAATCTTATCGTGTAGAAATTGCAACTTGATGCCACATTTTTATTTCACTGAAATTCCAAATAACAGAATCTGCCTCGTTTAATTCGCCTGGCTCGGCAAATCCAAAATCGCAGCCGATCACATACAGACGATTACTTTTACTCGCCTTTACGTCGGATTTCCGATCTCCGACCATGACCGCACTCTCAATTTTTTCCGTTCAGAAGCAGTCCAACTAGATCTTCTTTTCGAGAGGTCTGGAATTCACCAGCCGTATAAATCGCATTAAAAAATGAATAAATCTCTTTTTTACATGCAACTTCTTTCACATAATTTTCCCTGCCGTTTGAAGAGATATACATGCGAACCCCTGTCTAATAACATGTCATCTGCTTTTTTACGATCGGATTCAGCCACATCCGGCAGTAAACGACTCCAGATTTCATCAGTCGTTAAACCAAACCATTTTGTAATTTCTGACTCATCCGGAATTGGATTACGAAACAACCCTTCGATTTGCAGCCGTTGCAGTTTATGTTGAAAGGCGGGAACAGCCACCATTTCCGTTTGAAATAGCGTGCCATCAAGATCAAACACAAACGCTTCTATTTCCATAACTGCTTTATCTTCCTGGGTATTATATTTTACAAGCAATGCGGAGTTACAATGAGACAACAACGTTCTCACCCGGCGATCATTTCTCTGTTTGAACAGAAGTTATCTGCAACATTCTATAAAGCGTCCAGTGAATACTTTCCGATAATAAAGAGATGATAATTTAAATGATGGTCTACTCTTATAGAGCATGAAGCAAAAGGATGGAATTAAACCAGCG
The sequence above is a segment of the Effusibacillus dendaii genome. Coding sequences within it:
- a CDS encoding CtsR family transcriptional regulator; the protein is MSNISDIIEQYIKDILLSGQAGYVEIQRNDLADRFRCVPSQINYVISTRFTVERGYIVESKRGGGGYIRIRKMDLDKGGNVYQTVLRLIGRQISFREAEDVIQRLLEERLITQREARMLLAAVDGDLLQMAASERDRFRAQLLSVLLMAILKG
- the radA gene encoding DNA repair protein RadA, whose protein sequence is MAKTKVKFICQECGYESPKWMGKCPSCHVWNQMVEEVERPARAGLPATLSGVGTKAESIAEIDISQVPRTTSGSVETDRVLGGGIVSGSLVLVGGDPGIGKSTVLLQTSHQLALQGYVVLYVSGEESAQQIRLRAERLRAVSPNLFILAETDLTQIELQIEAVKPDFLVIDSIQTVYHPAVGSTPGSVGQVRECTGHLLRIAKTSGIATFIVGHVTKEGAIAGPRLLEHMVDAVLYFEGERHHTYRILRAVKNRFGSTNEIGIFEMEEAGLREVENPSELFLSERSKGVPGSAVVAALEGTRPILVEIQALVSPTTFGNPRRQATGLDHNRVSMMLAVLEKRSGLFVGSQDAYVNVAGGVRLDEPAVDLGVAVAIASSFKDQGVSPNDVFIGEVGLAGEIRGVSRIEQRVKEIQKLGFSRCFIPSRNLRGWTPPAGIELIGVDSIQQAFEIVFRG
- a CDS encoding ATP-dependent Clp protease ATP-binding subunit, whose product is MMFGRFTERAQKVLALAQEEATRLAHSGVGTEHILLGLVREGEGIAAKALASLGLSGDKVQKEVEKIIGRGQGQTGGMAYTPRAKKVIELSIDEARKLGHNYVGTEHILLGLIREGEGVAARVLSNLGVSLNKARQQVLQLLGGDMSDNSQESPQSVNTPTLDSLARDLTNMARDGKLDPVIGRAKEIERVIQVLSRRTKNNPVLIGEPGVGKTAIAEGLAQRIVDNDIPETLRNKRVMVLDMGTVVAGTKYRGEFEDRLKKIMDEIRQAGNIILFIDELHTLIGAGGAEGAIDASNILKPALARGELQCIGATTLDEYRKHIEKDVALERRFQPIMVEQPNVEDAIQILHGLRDRYEAHHRVKISDEALEAAVRLSDRYITDRFLPDKAIDLIDEAASRVRLRTHTQPPNLKELEEKLEEIRFEKESAVQSQEFEKAASLRDKEQKLREELESRKVEWQQNQVKSDTVVTADDIADIVSMWTGVPVRKLAEEESERLMNLENILHNRVIGQDEAVKAISRAVRRARAGLKDPKRPIGSFIFLGPTGVGKTELARALAEAMFGDENAMIRIDMSEYMERHTTSRLVGAPPGYVGYEEGGQLTEAVRRKPYSVVLLDEIEKAHPEVFNILLQLLDDGRLTDAKGRTVDFRNTIIILTSNVGAQTIRKGGALGFTASKEADYIDMKDRVMDELKKQFRPEFLNRIDDTIVFHPLSEDDIKKIANLLAEDLRKRLKQHNIDFVLSDEAKAFLAKEGYDPTYGARPLKRAIQRHIEDKLSEALLTGTIQKGDRVKIDLEDDHLTVSKMESLPTEV
- a CDS encoding PIN/TRAM domain-containing protein, translating into MMKRIIHLFFAMIGIVLGYTFGPVLFALIHFEYFNFNRMPFTSPIFGAILGGAVSILTTVSVVNYSVAMLRWFEEKLLRAPLSDLFAGVIGTVAGLIVAYLLSPAITNIPLVGQVVQAFASIILGIFGFRIGYSKREELISFFPNKFGSKDKQKNTGKNTDAKLLDTSVIIDGRIADIVKTGFLDGTLVIPTFILEELQHIADSSDVLKRNRGRRGLDILNRIQKELKIKVQIMEIDFDDIQEVDSKLVKLAKQLNGMVVTNDFNLNKVCELQGVGVLNINDLANAVKPVVLPGEEILVQVIKDGKEYGQGVGYLDDGTMIVVEGGKDFIGTRLEVMVTSVLQTSAGRMIFAKPKLLEKAL
- a CDS encoding UvrB/UvrC motif-containing protein codes for the protein MNCQECGQRPATVHFTKIIQGDKSEIHLCELCAREKGEWMNKSNGFSLNSLLSGLLNFDSTGATVSAPVRCSTCGLTYSQFSQVGRFGCADCYNHFRARIEPLARKIHGSTTHVGKVPSRAGGKIKLQRELSRLRTQLQNAIDHERFEEAAMLRDKIKEFEKQIGS
- the disA gene encoding DNA integrity scanning diadenylate cyclase DisA, which codes for MRDDIKKDTMLNKLLRITAPGTKLREGLENVLRAKTGALIVIGQTPEVEKIVDGGFNIDCDLTPANLYELAKMDGAIVLSEDLKRILIANAQLTPDASIPSFETGTRHRTAERVAKQTEQLVICISQRRDVITLYQSNFRYTLKDISVILAKANQAINTLERYKAVLDQALTNLSALEFEELVTLHEVAMVMQRIEMVLRIKMEIRRYITELGTEGRLISMQLDELVSKVDEEAYLLVKDYCRKSDLTPHQILTELHALSADDLLDSEAIIRIFGYEGDINITEEPVSSRGYRILTKLPRLPHPVIENLVSHFSNISNVLGASIEELDDVEGIGEVRARSIREGLRRIQEQVFIDRHI
- a CDS encoding protein arginine kinase, producing the protein MSVSEFLHKSPKWMKEEGPESDIVISTRIRIARNLARYPFPVLLTEGDADAIIELVRKAIGSAELEKIGKFQLFRSRELSEVERQVFVEKHLISPNLAEDERRSAFALLQDESVSIMVNEEDHLRIQCIFPGLQIHNNWKLASEIDDILESKLDYAFDEKYGYLTSCPTNVGTGLRASVMMHLPGLVLTNQINRILSAISQVGLVVRGLYGEGSDATGNIFQVSNQITLGQSEEEILDNLQGVVKQILQHERAARSLLLRENREQLEDRIWRSFGILSYARKIESKESMQRLSDVKLGIDLGILKNASGGILRELMVMIRPAFLQKLTGKELAPGERDWKRAEIIRKHLMPD
- the pssA gene encoding CDP-diacylglycerol--serine O-phosphatidyltransferase; protein product: MFVKALPSAFTLGNLFLGIIAIILAFNDQFDYAAIVVIIGMLLDGLDGRIARALNATSEFGKELDSLSDVITFGVAPAFIMYGSVLNQLHWPGMVITGIFPICGALRLARFNVSAGNPNYFVGLPITAAGGVLATMALYHDLVPGPEITLALGMLGLSYLMISRIKYPNFKKVGIPKAAIWVVPILAVLVTVVFVFFPGQASKLLFLPLVFYAIYGLKKNYRFRRRKNRSEVVITEQLDSKLEM
- a CDS encoding HAD family hydrolase, with the protein product MEIEAFVFDLDGTLFQTEMVAVPAFQHKLQRLQIEGLFRNPIPDESEITKWFGLTTDEIWSRLLPDVAESDRKKADDMLLDRGSHVYLFKRQGKLCERSCM